Proteins encoded in a region of the Mycoplasma feriruminatoris genome:
- a CDS encoding phosphatidate cytidylyltransferase, with amino-acid sequence MNTIITKDENNIKQIKKNLKTRLISATILVLLLGVYLAFPILYYFTNQSSSKLLITYNVISLILSSCILFLSTRELLISFNIKPIEHKLFIEILTIVLFWIPFSNIESKIPIYNNLNLKEYWYLIVIAITLYLFLTTFFLMKFCNKNISQVTKILFVLLIMVFAFKAINFLAFLKVDRVILYGFSSIIWIWATVILTDSFAYLFGIRFGKHKLAPIISPKKSWEGAIGGFFASVIINLIWVLTIFFIPSTRSFAPFIGWFDLILNNNTSLMLVVYIFLTILVSLFTQFGDLVFSYIKRSIDIKDFSNLIPGHGGVLDRLDSFYFVFFIVYIILHISLTFNSL; translated from the coding sequence ATGAATACAATTATTACTAAAGATGAAAATAACATAAAACAGATTAAAAAAAATCTAAAAACAAGACTAATTTCAGCAACTATTTTAGTGTTGTTATTAGGTGTTTATTTAGCATTTCCAATATTGTATTATTTTACTAATCAAAGTTCATCTAAACTTTTAATTACTTATAATGTTATTTCATTAATTTTAAGTAGCTGTATTTTATTTTTATCAACAAGAGAGTTATTAATTTCATTTAATATAAAACCTATAGAACACAAATTATTTATTGAAATTTTAACTATTGTTTTATTTTGAATACCATTTAGTAATATTGAATCAAAAATACCAATTTATAATAATTTAAATTTAAAAGAATATTGATATTTAATAGTAATTGCTATTACTTTATATTTATTTTTAACTACCTTTTTTTTAATGAAGTTTTGTAATAAAAATATTTCTCAAGTAACTAAAATTTTATTTGTTTTATTAATTATGGTATTTGCTTTTAAAGCAATTAATTTCTTAGCTTTTTTAAAAGTAGATAGAGTAATTTTGTATGGTTTTAGTTCTATTATTTGAATTTGAGCAACTGTAATTTTAACAGATAGTTTTGCTTATTTATTTGGTATAAGATTTGGAAAACATAAACTAGCTCCCATTATTAGTCCTAAAAAAAGCTGAGAAGGTGCAATTGGTGGATTTTTTGCAAGTGTAATTATTAATTTAATATGAGTTTTAACAATCTTTTTTATTCCATCAACAAGAAGCTTTGCTCCATTTATTGGTTGATTTGATTTAATACTAAATAACAACACTAGTTTAATGTTAGTAGTTTATATATTTTTAACTATTTTAGTTTCATTATTTACTCAATTTGGTGATTTAGTATTTAGTTATATTAAAAGAAGTATTGATATTAAAGATTTTTCTAATTTAATTCCAG
- a CDS encoding M24 family metallopeptidase translates to MNKHQIINELLEKNNADAILLYSPENRYWFSRFHSSLGYLLITKTDSHLFLDGRYITAARTSQHINKDVQLHHFSKSLKQDLIDVLNEHNVKTLAFESDWTYFEQYQAYKNHWFKDFELVGINCSKMRMVKDEWEIANIQKACDITDQVFQAALDFVKPGITEKQLQRFIDDKFLEFGADKISFDTIIASGVNGSMPHAVPSDKVIQNNEFITIDMGCFYNGYCSDQTRTIALGEVDPKLVEIYNIVYEAQSLGISLVKEGVVAGDIHKQVYDFIDKKGYGKYFDHGLGHGIGVEIHEEPSAGSAGNEVLKENMTITVEPGIYIPDLGGVRIEDDVLVTKTGCKLLTSSPRILLKLQK, encoded by the coding sequence ATGAACAAACACCAAATAATTAATGAATTATTAGAAAAAAATAATGCTGATGCAATTTTATTATATTCACCTGAAAATAGATATTGATTTTCTAGATTCCACTCTTCTTTAGGTTATTTATTAATTACTAAAACTGATAGTCATTTATTTTTAGATGGAAGATATATAACAGCTGCTAGAACTAGTCAACATATTAATAAAGATGTACAATTACACCATTTTTCAAAAAGTTTAAAACAAGACTTAATTGATGTTTTAAATGAACATAATGTAAAAACTTTAGCTTTTGAATCTGATTGAACTTATTTTGAACAATACCAAGCTTATAAAAATCACTGATTTAAAGACTTTGAATTAGTTGGAATTAATTGTTCAAAAATGAGAATGGTTAAAGATGAATGAGAAATTGCTAACATTCAAAAAGCTTGTGATATTACTGATCAAGTATTTCAAGCAGCACTTGATTTTGTAAAACCTGGAATTACTGAAAAACAATTACAAAGATTTATTGATGATAAATTCTTAGAATTTGGAGCAGATAAAATTAGTTTTGACACAATTATTGCAAGTGGAGTAAATGGAAGTATGCCTCATGCTGTTCCTAGTGATAAAGTAATTCAAAACAATGAATTTATTACAATTGATATGGGTTGTTTTTATAATGGATATTGTTCAGATCAAACAAGAACAATTGCGCTTGGAGAAGTTGATCCAAAATTAGTTGAAATTTATAACATTGTTTATGAAGCACAAAGCTTAGGAATTAGTTTAGTAAAAGAAGGCGTAGTTGCTGGTGATATTCATAAACAAGTTTATGATTTTATTGATAAAAAAGGGTATGGAAAATACTTTGATCATGGATTAGGACATGGAATTGGAGTTGAAATCCATGAAGAACCAAGTGCTGGATCAGCTGGAAATGAAGTTTTAAAAGAAAATATGACTATTACTGTTGAACCAGGAATTTATATACCAGATCTAGGTGGAGTAAGAATCGAAGATGATGTTTTAGTAACTAAAACTGGATGCAAATTATTAACTTCTTCGCCAAGAATTTTATTAAAATTACAAAAATAA
- the trpS gene encoding tryptophan--tRNA ligase, with the protein MEKEIMVSGITPSGTMTLGNYLGVIKRFIKYQEEYNLFIFIANLHAITIPQEKEKLRKNTKEIAALYFACGLDINKTTIFLQSDVLQHAQLGWILTTNTSMGELSRMTQFKDKSLKAESVNGKGYIPTGLFTYPALMAADILLYDPKFVPVGIDQKQHIEITRDIAIRMNNKYGEMFKIPEPLINSEIKIMDLQDPSKKMSKSSDNPKAIITMLDSIDEIKSKIKAAVTDSENLIKYDPINKPGVSNLITIYCQLKNISIKDAEKHWENKNYKDLKDDVSQALIDEIIPIQTKFKELYNSKQVEQWLELGANTARNIANKKLNKVQNLMGLNYSRK; encoded by the coding sequence ATGGAAAAAGAAATTATGGTTTCTGGAATTACTCCTAGTGGAACTATGACTTTAGGAAACTATTTAGGAGTAATCAAACGTTTTATTAAATATCAAGAAGAATATAATTTATTTATTTTTATTGCTAATTTACACGCAATCACAATACCTCAAGAAAAAGAAAAACTAAGAAAAAATACAAAAGAAATTGCTGCTTTATATTTTGCTTGTGGATTAGATATTAATAAAACTACTATTTTTTTACAATCAGATGTATTACAACACGCTCAATTAGGTTGAATTTTAACAACAAATACTAGTATGGGTGAATTATCTAGAATGACTCAATTTAAAGATAAATCACTAAAAGCTGAATCAGTTAATGGAAAAGGTTATATTCCAACCGGGTTATTTACTTATCCTGCTTTAATGGCAGCTGACATTTTATTATATGATCCAAAGTTTGTACCAGTTGGAATTGATCAAAAACAACATATTGAAATTACTAGAGATATTGCTATTAGAATGAATAATAAGTATGGAGAAATGTTTAAGATTCCTGAACCTTTAATTAATAGTGAAATTAAAATTATGGATCTACAAGATCCAAGTAAAAAAATGTCTAAATCTAGTGATAATCCAAAAGCAATTATTACAATGTTAGATTCAATTGATGAAATTAAATCAAAAATTAAAGCAGCAGTTACTGATTCAGAAAACTTAATCAAATATGATCCTATTAATAAACCTGGAGTTTCTAATTTAATTACTATTTATTGCCAATTAAAAAATATTTCAATTAAAGATGCTGAAAAACATTGAGAAAATAAAAACTATAAAGATTTAAAAGATGATGTTAGTCAAGCTCTAATTGATGAAATTATTCCAATTCAAACTAAATTTAAAGAACTATATAATTCAAAACAAGTTGAACAATGATTAGAACTTGGTGCTAATACTGCTAGAAATATAGCAAATAAAAAACTAAATAAAGTTCAGAATTTAATGGGATTAAATTATAGTAGAAAATAA